The Mytilus galloprovincialis chromosome 4, xbMytGall1.hap1.1, whole genome shotgun sequence genome contains a region encoding:
- the LOC143072641 gene encoding anti-apoptotic protein NR13-like: MSTKGISLMDPSNSGGNGSFKTSFFADIHKQLGLLPGFRGLSQDMNKLDQETQTPGSGSPLENVRTMSETIATDVIMNYEKEEKKPSNKYCKTMRRTVRELSNRHDIAFKGMVNKLKITETNAFPTFVSVVDEIFEDGQINWGRIVAVYTFAARLAQHCKDSCPDCDERISLYAGKYVANKLGRWILDNGGWDAFVDYFPEQGAVEDKIWKGLVYTAMGLGALATVISAQ, translated from the exons ATGTCGACTAAAGGGATCTCATTGATGGATCCTTCTAATAGTGGAGGAAATGGATCTTTTAAAACAAGTTTCTTCGCCGATATTCATAAACAACTGGGTTTGTTGCCAGGATTTCGAGGATTGTCACAAGACATGAATAAATTAGACCAGGAAACACAAACACCGGGTAGTGGGTCGCCATTGGAAAATGTAAGAACAATGTCAGAAACAATTGCAACAGATGTGATTATGAACTATGAAAAAGAGGAGAAGAAACCATCCAATAAGTACTGCAAAACAATGAGACGAACTGTTCGCGAACTTTCAAATCGCCATGATATTGCTTTCAAGGGAATGGTAAACAAGTTGAAAATAACAGAAACAAACGCTTTTCCAACTTTCGTTTCAGTAGTCGATGAAATATTTGAAGACGGGCAAATAAATTGGGGGAGAATAGTAGCAGTATACACATTCGCAGCAAGATTAGCACAACATTGTAAAGACTCCTGTCCAGATTGTGATGAAAGAATTTCACTGTATGCTGGAAAATATGTAGCAAATAAACTTGGTAGATGGATACTTGATAATGGAGGATGG gatGCCTTTGTGGATTATTTCCCTGAGCAAGGAGCTGTTGAGGATAAAATTTGGAAAGGACTTGTTTATACTGCAATGGGACTTGGTGCTTTAGCTACAGTGATTTCAGCCCAATAA